From the genome of Methanofollis sp., one region includes:
- a CDS encoding AbrB/MazE/SpoVT family DNA-binding domain-containing protein yields the protein MGEPFRFGLGSRKVYTCGRGTPVIAIPKVWRENYGVGAGDSVSIEVLQSGDMLVRVPKK from the coding sequence ATGGGAGAACCATTCCGCTTCGGTCTGGGGAGCCGCAAGGTCTACACATGCGGCCGAGGAACACCAGTGATCGCAATCCCGAAAGTGTGGCGCGAGAACTATGGGGTGGGTGCCGGGGACAGCGTCTCGATTGAGGTGCTGCAGAGCGGCGATATGCTGGTGAGGGTGCCGAAAAAATAA